The DNA sequence ACCTTCTCTTCGCGCGGAGTGAGTGTGGAGAGGACCTTGTCGATCTCCTCCTTGAGGGAGATGCTGACAAGCTCGTTGAAGGGCGACGGTGATTTCGGGTCCGCAATGAAGTCTCCGAGCTTCGATTCGTCATCGCCGATGGGGGTTTCAATGGAAATGGGCTCGTTTGAGACCTTCATGATCTTCCGTACCTTTTCAAGGGGAAGACCGGCCTTCAAGGAGATCTCGTCGAGATTCGGTTCCCGCCCGAGTTCCTGAAACAAGGAGATTGTGACCTTCGTTATTTTGTTCATAGTCTCGAGGACATGAACGGGGACCCTGATCGTCCGTGCGTAGTCAGCTATCGCTCGGGTGATGGCCTGCCGGATCCACCACGTCGAGTAGGTGGAGAACTTGTATCCCTTCTGGTAATCGTACTTTTCAGCCGCCTTCATGAGGCCCATGTTTCCTTCCTGAATAAGGTCCAGGAAGGAAAGTCCCCTGTTGAGATATTTCTTCGCAATATTGATAACGAGCCTCAGGTTGGCCTGTATCAGGCGGTTCTTGACCGTTTTCAGACCATTCTCGATCTGACCGATCTCCATGAGCCTCTTTTTAACCTTCCGCGCGTCCTTATCGTCCATGAACTTGAGCTGTCTTTGGAGCTTGCGGATGATCTCTTCCAGGATCTTCTTGTTGAGGTTGAGGTTTATGAGGTTCTCCTCGACCTTATTCTCAAGGGTTTTAAGCTTTTTCTCGTTGAGCTTTCTCGTTGCCTCGTTGACCTTGACGGAATTCCTTCTCAGTTCCTCTTTCTTTTGATGCTGGTTCCTGATGCTATTGATGAGGGATACCGTTTTCTTTCTGTATTTGTCCTCATCCTTCTTGGTGTAGTTCAGCTCATCGATGTTCTTGACCACATCGATTATGTTGATGGCTTCTTTCTTGAGAAGAGAAGCGATGTCCATGAGTTCCTGGATGGCGTGGGGAAGGTCGAACAGGAGATTCCTGATTATCCGCTCCCCATCCTCAATCCTCTTTGCGATCGTGTACTCCTCTTCCGAATTGAGCAGGGAGACCCTGCCGATGTCTTTGAGATAGGCCCAGATGATGTTATCGGTCCTCTCAGAGGGGAACCGCTCCATCTCGCCCCATTCCGAGGACTCCCCTTCCGTGGCGGCTTCCGTCTTCTCCTTGATCGTGTCGACTATGTCGATGTTGGATTCGGTAAGAAAGTCAAAGATATCTTCAATATCCTCGGGTGAAAAGATGTTCTGGGGCAGGTACTCATTGATTTCGTCAGGGGTCAGGTATCCCTTTTCAGTCCCGAGGTCTACGAGGTGCTGAATCTCACTATGGTTTTTAATGGTCATCTATTCTCCGGACAGTAAAAAATGCCCTAAGTTGTTGGTTCTAGGGCATTTTCTCAGATCATCCACGTGTCTACAGAGTAACTATAACAATTGACGGTTATTTTTGTCAAGGTCGATTTCGCGCGTTTGTGAATTTGCCCACGAAGGTATTTATCGGAGATATTTGAATTGACTAAAGAGGAGATGGATTATATAAGTGACTTATAATACGTCGGAGAGGAGGGGGTTACAATGTTCAAGAAGATACTTTGTCCCGTCGATTTCTCAAAATACACAAAAGATGTAGTGGCCTATGCCATCGATATCGCCAAAAAGTACGGCGCGGAACTCCATCTGCTTCACGTCATACCCAATCTTACCTATTTCACCCCTTACGAATCCTTCCTCACACCGGAAAATCTGGTAGCCGTGGAAAAGAACATCCAGGACGAGGTGGACAAGGAGTTTGCCGGTGTCCTGAGCCATGCGCATGGGGATATCAGAAAGGTTGTCAGGACGGGCGTCGCTTTTGTGGAGATCATTGACTACGCGAAAACCGAAGGGGTTGATCTCATCGTCATGGGTACTCACGGGCGCGGCGGCATCGAGCATATCCTCATTGGAAATGTGGCCGAGAAGGTAGTAAGGAAATCGCCCTGTCCGGTGATGACCATTCGACCCAAGGGGAAAGAGTTCAAGATGCCCTAGAGGCGGTTTCAGACTGCCCTATCTTCTTAAACAATTCCTTGAGATTTCGGATGGTTATTATCTCCATACCGTCGGAGCTGGCACCATCTGCGGGGCAGAAGATCCTCTTTATGCCGATACGCTGGCACTCCTTGATCCTCAGGTCCATGTTTACCGTCTTTCTAACCTCACCGGTGAGGCCCACCTCGCCGAAGAAAGCGGTTTGCTGGCCCAGGGTCACTTCCTTGTAGCTTGAAAGCAGGGATGCGGCTACAGCGAGGTCGATTGCTGGCTCGTTTACCTTCATGCCTCCCGTAACGTTCACGTAAATGTCCCTGTCGAAGAAAGGTTTCCCTACTGTCTTTTCGACAACGGAGACAAGGATGAAAAGGCGGTTCACGTCATAGCCGAGGGAAAGCCTTCTCGGAATGGAGAAGTTTGTCTTTTGCGTCAGGGCCTGAACTTCGAGGACGATGGGACGCGATCCGGTGATGTAAGGGAAAAGGCTGCTTCCTTCGCCGATCTCACCCCGTTGTGAGATGAAGAACTGGGAAGGGTTCTCGACGCTTATGAGACCATCCCCCGTCATCTGGAATATCCCCACCTCTTCGACGGCTCCGTATCTGTTCTTGATGGTTCTCAACATCCGGTAGGGGAGCATTTTATCACCTTCG is a window from the Syntrophorhabdaceae bacterium genome containing:
- a CDS encoding universal stress protein, translating into MFKKILCPVDFSKYTKDVVAYAIDIAKKYGAELHLLHVIPNLTYFTPYESFLTPENLVAVEKNIQDEVDKEFAGVLSHAHGDIRKVVRTGVAFVEIIDYAKTEGVDLIVMGTHGRGGIEHILIGNVAEKVVRKSPCPVMTIRPKGKEFKMP